From the Papaver somniferum cultivar HN1 chromosome 2, ASM357369v1, whole genome shotgun sequence genome, the window TATATAAATATGCCAAAACTGATCATCATTCAAAATAATTAGGGTATGTTCCTAAAAATGACAAGAAACAAAATATGAAACAAATATTTTCTAATTTCGATAAGTAAAATCCAACTCACCCGTATGGAGGATAAATAACAGGAGGTGGTGGTGGCTGCGGCGGCGCTGTGACCGGTATTTGAATACGAATTCCTTGTGTGCCACCTCCTTGATGATATGGACTAGCAGCTGCGTTAATTCTCCCTAGAACAAAaagaattaaaataaattaacacATTTCTTTTTGTAAATTtccaaaactaataataatcatAAAGATTATCGACAAATGATGATCAACTATAAGTACATTATAATTACCTCGTGGTGGTGAAGGTCTCGGTCGACCCATGGCAGCGATATTACAATTAGCTCTCCTCCCGTCAATCATCGGATTTGGATCAAGACAAGCATTTCTTGCCGATTCAGGATCACGAAATGTTACCTATAAACCCCAGATAATTAAAGAACATTCTTAAACCTAATGAatgcaagaacaacaagaacaATGTACGTGCATATATGTTTGTTTCTTTTACGAGAAAACTagattatatatgcatatatcacTTACGAATCCGTAACCTTTTGATCGTCCAGTAATCTTATCTGTAATCACAACGGCTTCAAGAATATCACCAAACTGTTCAAAATATTGATGTAATTTATCTGTAGGTGTTTCCCAAGCCAATCCACCAACAAAAACTTTAGTATACGTGGTATCACCAAATTGTGACCTAAAACTCTGGTACGCCATTGTTGTTGCTAAACCAATGACGATGATCACgaacaagaaagaaagaaagaaaggaatcaagaaaagaaaagggaTTGTGGGTTTTGGATTAACAATTAAAGAAGAATGTGATCAATCAAGCAGTCATAtattggtttcttcttcttcttcttcttctcttcattttcttcttcttcttgtgttttgCTTCTCATTCATTCCATATGGATATGAATAATTAATATTCCTTTTTACAGCAATGGTTTCTcatttagagagagagagagggagaaaagaaaagaaaagaaaaaaaaaaaaaaaagaaaagaagaagttgttgttgtggATGATGAGTTGTTTTGAAATAAAGTGTGTTGTTTGCAAAAATATTTGATTATTTACAAGAAGAATTTGATGGTGGAGATTCTAAGTTTGAGAAAGAATCCGACAGCTGCTAACCCTTATTTGCTGTCTATTTGAAGATTGCCAAGATTTTTGTTTATATATTTGGTAGTAGTATTGATaaaaaatatgatgatgaaatGAAAATATATATTGATGAAATGTCATTGACAGCTAGTATATCTCTAATGCTTTCTTGATCTGGTTCTGTCCTCTCTGTCTTTCTCCATTACTATACTCACTCTCTCTATATACCCCACTCTATACCTTGATTCCTTATTAATTTCTTCGGCTTTAAAAAGGCATATACTAAATGCAACCCACTTTTGGGGTTAAATGCAATCTAGATACCATTTTTAAAATTCTGATATACTTTACTTTAAAAAGTTACTAAATGCAGCCTAAAAAAGTCAAGTTAAATCTAACTCATAATCCAAAATAACTAGCGGATTTTCATGTCTTCTTCATTACGGCAAATTTatattttgggttttttttcttcttcattaatgAAATCTAAACCCTAATCATAACACTTATCCAGTGAGTGATCCAAGTTTAGAAAATCTAGGCCAAACCCTAGATGATTCGGAAGAAAATCTTCGTTGTCCAAATGAAATTAAGGTTTATAAAAACAATGAAGAGGAAAGAAACATTGTTTTTTAATGTATCGATGCTttcaatcatttttatttttatgtacaTAAAAATTTACATCATTTATCACTGTGATATTTTTACGTTTTAGTTGTACAGGCTGAACTGACACACACAGTCGTTTTGTCCTGCTT encodes:
- the LOC113347335 gene encoding RNA-binding protein 38-like; translated protein: MAYQSFRSQFGDTTYTKVFVGGLAWETPTDKLHQYFEQFGDILEAVVITDKITGRSKGYGFVTFRDPESARNACLDPNPMIDGRRANCNIAAMGRPRPSPPRGRINAAASPYHQGGGTQGIRIQIPVTAPPQPPPPPVIYPPYGYTTYAPEYGYHHTFGNPHIQAAPYYPQMYGASSSTVGSPYYYGYSLQSPTSRIPAFTATQAPLNRIPSYLHYPAQGDAHFTATSLQSPVTLNPAPLLPTRELAAPATTDSQIQHRPTTTTEAGVINNSSSESPEI